Genomic window (Melioribacteraceae bacterium):
TTTTTATGGACAATGAGTTGTCAAAATTAAAAACAGAAGCCTGTGTGAAAGATGAGGTGATTCAAAACCTGATGACTTCAGGTCATCAAATTAAAATCACTTCACCAATGCTAAATCCTTTCACAAAACGTGAACTTGAACTTGCGCAATATGTTACCGATGGGTTAACAAATAAGGAGATCGCAGAAAAGCTTAATCTCTCCCCCTTCACGGTTAATAATCATATCGATAACATGAAAGAAAAATCAAATTCAAAAAACAAAGCAGAGCTTGTTTCTTTCATTGTAAAAAATGAACTGTGCTGAGGCGCAACATGGGTAAACAATTAATATCATTAAAACAACTCGCGCAACTATCCGAACCATCCGATTGGTTTCGAGAATACGCTGCTACCAGGCAGCGCGCTAAACGTGGTAAATATATAACATATCAAAAAATAAATGGAGAGGGCTTTATAGAAATAACTGACCCGGCAATTCCTGCTACTATTCAATATAAATTAACTCAAAATAATTCTTCCGAAATGAATCTTCCCACTGTTCAATCAACTAAAATTAAACCAGATTCTGAAAATGAACTTTCACCCAAACAACTTGAAATTGCTCTCGCGAGAGTTGATCTGATAAAAGCATATTTAGAATTCGCGCATCAATCCGAGAACAGCACCGTTGAAGCCAAGAAACGTTTTGTTGATGCTTATAAACATGCCTTTCCGGAATTATATTCTAAACTAGGAGAGACCTCTTTTAAAACTATTGAACGCTGGAAAAAAATCTATAAAGAAAATAATAACGATTACCGCTCATTAGCTCCTTCATATAAAACAAACCGTCCCTCTAGTGTAACTCCGGCAGAATCATCGGTACTAATACAGTTATTCTTAAATCCAAACAAACCATTAATCAGCGAAACAGTCCGCCAGGCAATGGACATTTTTATTGCAAAAAGATTCAACAATATTAAAAGTGTTCATACATACAGGCGATACCTCGAAGACTGGAAGAAAGAACACTATGCCGATTATGTTTTCTTCCGTGAAGGCGAAAAAGCGCTCGATGATAAAGTGCTTCCATTTTTAGAACGCGATTATTCATTGATTGAAGTTGGTGATATTATTGTCGCCGATGGGCACGTATTAAATTTTGAAGTTATTAATCCATTTACCGGCAAACCAAAAAGAATGACTATGGTTGGCTTTTTCGATATGAAATCCTCAATGCCCCTCGGTTGGGAAATAACGCCTACCGAAGATACTCAGGCAATAGCGGTTGCATTCAGAAGATCTATACTTCGGCTCGGTAAATATCCAAAAATTTGTTACCTCGATAATGGCAGAGCTTTCTCTGCAAAATTCTTTCATGGAACAGACCTCAGATCAGCCGGCATAACCGGGTTATTTGAAAGAACCGGTACAAAAGTAATTACAGCAATCCCTT
Coding sequences:
- a CDS encoding transposase — protein: MGKQLISLKQLAQLSEPSDWFREYAATRQRAKRGKYITYQKINGEGFIEITDPAIPATIQYKLTQNNSSEMNLPTVQSTKIKPDSENELSPKQLEIALARVDLIKAYLEFAHQSENSTVEAKKRFVDAYKHAFPELYSKLGETSFKTIERWKKIYKENNNDYRSLAPSYKTNRPSSVTPAESSVLIQLFLNPNKPLISETVRQAMDIFIAKRFNNIKSVHTYRRYLEDWKKEHYADYVFFREGEKALDDKVLPFLERDYSLIEVGDIIVADGHVLNFEVINPFTGKPKRMTMVGFFDMKSSMPLGWEITPTEDTQAIAVAFRRSILRLGKYPKICYLDNGRAFSAKFFHGTDLRSAGITGLFERTGTKVITAIPYHAQSKTIERFFRSFAELERLVPTYTGTSIEMKPPRTNRGEKLHNKLYDKFMHGTSIDIYTAHKAIAWWFDKYAERPQQDGHLKGIAPIEIFNLGKGPGVDPKELTYLMLQLEVKTIYRNGIRMFNTSYWNEALFGKEWDDVIVRFDLLEKDSLFVYDKHGEFICEAKRIDKVHPAAGILGTEEEVKQLHDQLARKQSLKNSIVGDAKRLLSNDIYPTAKKQFSEINLIQIAGEEIPEVQETEIKSKSKPRKKDLLDSWDNANIDPKQNRAAEA
- a CDS encoding response regulator transcription factor, with product MMELVSSLAIIVIAILVIMLITMLISYLISKYIFMDNELSKLKTEACVKDEVIQNLMTSGHQIKITSPMLNPFTKRELELAQYVTDGLTNKEIAEKLNLSPFTVNNHIDNMKEKSNSKNKAELVSFIVKNELC